One genomic region from Euzebya tangerina encodes:
- the arc gene encoding proteasome ATPase, whose amino-acid sequence MSTGSSSSGGESRERAAAEDVGVDATQLQQKIQLLEDEAATLRRRLEDSPSRVRVLEERLMEAKAQATGTAAQNAKLADTLREAREQIIGLREQVEKLASPPSGYGVYLGVGPDDDTVEIFSQNRKLRVNLSPEVDRSALRQGQEVVLNEAMNVVEAATFEVVGEVMSVKDVMIDGRVVVIGHTDDEQVVRMADTLVDVPLRAGDHVLVDGRSGYALEKMVRPEVEELVLEEVPDIDYTDIGGLGPQIEAIQDAVELPFLHADLFIEHELRPPKGILLYGPPGCGKTMIAKAVANSLAKRVAEKEGRVDDRDENGDPIPPKSYFLNIKGPELLNKYVGETERQIRMIFHRAREKVAEGHPVIVFFDEMDSIFRTRGSGVSSDVETTIVPQLLSEIDGVETLKDVIVIGASNREDMIDPAILRPGRLDVKIKIERPDKEAAREIFRIYLHEGLPLHPDLVKQHEGEESRACDALVDATVERMYADDESNRFLEVTYANGDKEVLYFKDFNSGAMIENVVARAKKLAIKRFLDEGQKGIREEDLRVAIRDEFKENEDLPNTTNPDDWARISGKKGERIVYVRTLIGDGAEPGKSIESVQTGQYL is encoded by the coding sequence ATGTCGACCGGATCGTCATCAAGTGGCGGTGAGTCACGGGAACGTGCTGCGGCCGAGGACGTGGGTGTCGACGCGACCCAGTTGCAGCAGAAGATCCAATTGCTGGAGGATGAGGCGGCCACCCTACGACGTCGACTGGAAGATTCTCCCAGTCGCGTTCGGGTGCTGGAGGAACGCCTCATGGAGGCCAAGGCGCAGGCCACCGGAACCGCCGCTCAGAATGCCAAGCTCGCTGACACGTTGCGGGAGGCCAGAGAGCAGATCATCGGTCTCCGAGAGCAAGTGGAAAAGCTTGCCAGTCCGCCGAGTGGCTACGGCGTCTACCTCGGTGTCGGGCCCGACGACGACACGGTGGAGATCTTCAGCCAGAACCGCAAGCTGCGGGTCAACCTGAGTCCCGAGGTCGATCGAAGTGCCCTCCGCCAGGGTCAGGAGGTCGTGCTCAACGAGGCGATGAACGTCGTGGAGGCCGCCACCTTCGAGGTCGTCGGCGAAGTCATGTCCGTCAAGGATGTCATGATCGACGGCCGTGTGGTGGTCATCGGCCACACCGACGACGAGCAGGTCGTGCGCATGGCCGACACGCTCGTGGACGTGCCGCTCCGCGCGGGTGACCACGTGCTGGTCGATGGCCGGTCGGGGTATGCCCTGGAGAAGATGGTGCGGCCCGAGGTCGAGGAGCTGGTGCTGGAGGAGGTTCCCGACATCGACTACACCGACATCGGTGGCCTCGGGCCGCAGATCGAAGCCATCCAGGACGCGGTGGAACTGCCCTTCCTGCACGCCGACCTCTTCATCGAGCACGAGCTGCGCCCGCCCAAGGGGATCCTGCTGTACGGGCCGCCCGGCTGCGGGAAGACGATGATCGCCAAGGCGGTCGCCAACTCGCTGGCCAAGCGGGTGGCCGAGAAGGAGGGCCGGGTCGACGATCGTGACGAGAACGGTGACCCCATCCCGCCCAAGAGCTACTTCCTCAACATCAAGGGTCCCGAACTCCTCAACAAGTACGTGGGGGAGACCGAGCGGCAGATCCGGATGATCTTCCACCGCGCACGCGAGAAGGTCGCCGAGGGCCACCCCGTCATCGTGTTCTTCGACGAGATGGACTCGATCTTCCGGACCCGAGGGTCGGGTGTGTCCTCCGACGTCGAGACGACGATCGTGCCGCAGCTGCTCAGCGAGATCGACGGCGTCGAGACCCTGAAGGACGTCATCGTGATCGGGGCCTCCAACCGCGAGGACATGATCGATCCCGCCATCCTGCGGCCCGGCCGGCTGGACGTGAAGATCAAGATCGAGCGACCCGACAAGGAGGCCGCCCGCGAGATCTTCCGCATCTACCTCCACGAGGGACTGCCCCTCCACCCCGATCTGGTGAAGCAGCACGAGGGGGAGGAGTCGCGGGCCTGCGACGCCCTGGTGGATGCCACGGTCGAGCGGATGTACGCCGACGACGAGTCCAACCGCTTCCTCGAGGTCACCTACGCCAACGGGGACAAGGAGGTCCTGTACTTCAAGGACTTCAACTCCGGCGCCATGATCGAGAACGTCGTCGCCCGGGCGAAGAAGCTCGCCATCAAGCGCTTCCTTGACGAGGGGCAGAAGGGCATCCGGGAGGAGGACCTGCGGGTGGCCATTCGCGACGAGTTCAAGGAGAACGAGGACCTCCCCAACACCACCAACCCCGACGACTGGGCGCGGATCAGCGGGAAGAAGGGCGAGCGGATCGTCTACGTCCGCACGCTGATCGGCGATGGCGCCGAGCCGGGCAAATCCATCGAGAGCGTCCAGACCGGTCAGTACCTGTGA
- a CDS encoding S8 family serine peptidase, producing MLASLVPTVAVAETGDSDEPLARDGGVVRSGSLADRAWTSDADAETDEVIPGELIVTLSAEAQNGFLGAPAWAAAGVQEVTELGGHAALISVSDDDADRVTAALRGDEGVVAVEPNVRRRYLAVPNDTSYDLQWAHQQTGIEQAWDIATGQTTRPLIAILDSGIDATHPDLDDVVISSLRSANGQIIQGAASNDPCGIGHGTAVGGVAAAEGDNGYGVAGVLWSSRVIDVALTSPENNCPPGPSDADTIAAINYVSSLPEPPLALNLSLGSTRPGCSIGYQTAVDRARAAGIVVVAAAGNDGSSGTSIPASCDGVISVGATDLTRDLAGYSQRNPQVDLVAPGGNLTATSCPTFEQLVAETVVTVGLDNSTQLVPGCSQTDPTSHRLRGITGTSFAAPYVTAAVGLLRQVAADAGNALSVDQVEGVLEQTATDLGDPGRDCSFGWGLLDLPAAMAAVQSGSRPTPEVDAPIGTGTCRGSGPGVEIIRVAAAGGDTTAPVTQAVAISQAVIPAGAAPQAVLARVDDFADALAGSGLGFGLGPLLYTSSTGSLDPATAAELRRVLDFSGAPPTVYVMGGVSAIPAGVDGELEALGARVVRLAGTGREQTAALASAEIERLTQTSARITRNYAFVAYGRGFADAVAAGQMSAYYGIPVLLTNTQAPLHPETVTELARLQPDRVIVLGGTAVVSDAIVQEIAQRGYAVERAAGGSRVDTAIQIASLYVDEQVSDISAAGPSGRPNVVAVNLRNNFNDVLAASLLGGNRSLFLPLEGEDGSIVTPAVQQAFCDFGGPLIVVGGRDVVTDAGALAAGDVLAGTGC from the coding sequence GTGCTGGCGTCACTCGTGCCGACGGTGGCGGTGGCCGAGACGGGCGACTCCGACGAGCCGCTCGCTCGTGATGGAGGCGTCGTCCGCAGCGGGAGCCTGGCGGACCGTGCGTGGACCTCTGACGCCGACGCGGAGACCGACGAAGTCATTCCGGGCGAGCTGATCGTGACCCTGAGCGCAGAGGCGCAAAACGGGTTCCTGGGCGCACCTGCCTGGGCTGCGGCAGGCGTTCAGGAGGTCACCGAGTTGGGTGGTCACGCGGCCTTGATCTCGGTGAGCGACGACGACGCGGACCGAGTGACCGCCGCGCTGCGAGGTGACGAAGGCGTCGTTGCCGTCGAGCCGAACGTCCGCCGCCGCTACCTGGCCGTCCCGAACGACACCAGCTACGACCTGCAGTGGGCACACCAGCAGACCGGGATCGAGCAGGCCTGGGACATCGCGACGGGCCAGACAACGCGGCCGCTGATCGCCATTCTCGACTCGGGGATCGACGCCACCCACCCCGACCTCGACGACGTCGTCATCTCCTCCCTGCGATCCGCCAACGGCCAGATCATCCAGGGCGCCGCGAGCAACGACCCCTGCGGCATCGGACACGGCACCGCGGTCGGCGGGGTTGCCGCCGCGGAGGGCGACAACGGCTACGGGGTGGCCGGGGTCCTGTGGTCCTCACGGGTGATCGACGTCGCCCTCACGTCGCCGGAGAACAACTGCCCGCCCGGCCCCAGCGACGCGGACACGATCGCCGCGATCAACTACGTCAGCTCGCTGCCCGAGCCGCCGCTGGCACTCAACCTGAGCCTGGGTTCGACCCGACCGGGCTGCAGCATCGGCTACCAGACCGCCGTGGACCGCGCGCGAGCCGCAGGGATCGTCGTGGTCGCGGCGGCGGGCAACGACGGCTCCTCGGGCACCTCCATCCCGGCGTCCTGCGACGGGGTCATCTCCGTCGGAGCCACCGACCTGACCCGCGACCTCGCTGGTTACTCACAACGCAACCCGCAGGTGGACCTGGTGGCACCCGGAGGGAACCTGACGGCGACGTCGTGCCCCACATTCGAGCAACTCGTGGCCGAGACCGTCGTCACCGTCGGGCTGGACAACTCCACCCAGCTGGTCCCGGGCTGCTCCCAGACCGACCCCACCAGCCACCGACTGCGCGGCATCACCGGCACCTCCTTCGCCGCGCCCTACGTGACGGCGGCGGTGGGGCTGCTGCGCCAGGTGGCCGCCGATGCCGGGAACGCGCTGAGCGTCGACCAGGTCGAGGGGGTGCTGGAGCAGACCGCCACCGATCTCGGCGATCCCGGTCGCGACTGCAGCTTCGGCTGGGGGCTGCTGGACCTCCCGGCGGCCATGGCGGCCGTGCAGAGCGGCTCACGCCCGACGCCGGAGGTCGATGCCCCGATCGGGACAGGAACGTGCCGCGGTAGCGGGCCCGGCGTCGAGATCATCCGGGTCGCGGCCGCCGGTGGCGACACGACGGCTCCCGTGACGCAGGCGGTCGCCATCTCGCAGGCCGTCATCCCCGCCGGCGCCGCGCCCCAGGCGGTCCTCGCGCGGGTGGACGACTTCGCCGACGCGCTGGCGGGGTCAGGTCTTGGGTTCGGCCTCGGACCACTGCTGTACACCTCCAGCACGGGCTCGCTGGACCCGGCGACGGCCGCCGAGCTCCGTCGCGTTCTCGACTTCAGCGGGGCGCCGCCCACCGTGTACGTGATGGGGGGCGTCTCGGCCATCCCCGCTGGCGTTGACGGGGAGCTCGAGGCACTGGGCGCCCGGGTGGTCCGACTGGCCGGGACGGGTCGGGAGCAGACGGCGGCACTGGCCTCCGCGGAGATCGAGCGCCTCACGCAGACCTCGGCCCGCATCACCAGGAACTACGCGTTCGTGGCCTACGGACGGGGCTTTGCCGACGCGGTGGCTGCCGGCCAGATGTCGGCCTACTACGGCATCCCGGTCCTGCTGACCAACACCCAGGCCCCGCTGCACCCGGAGACGGTGACCGAGCTGGCTCGCCTGCAGCCAGACCGCGTGATCGTCCTCGGTGGCACCGCCGTGGTGAGTGACGCCATCGTCCAGGAGATCGCACAGCGCGGGTACGCGGTCGAGCGGGCGGCGGGCGGATCGCGGGTCGACACCGCCATCCAGATCGCCAGCCTCTACGTGGACGAGCAGGTCAGCGACATCAGCGCGGCCGGGCCCAGTGGGCGGCCCAACGTCGTGGCCGTCAACTTGCGCAACAACTTCAACGATGTGCTTGCCGCATCGCTCCTCGGCGGCAACCGGAGCCTCTTCCTGCCGCTGGAGGGGGAGGACGGCTCGATCGTCACTCCTGCCGTCCAGCAGGCCTTCTGCGACTTCGGCGGACCCCTCATCGTGGTCGGCGGCCGGGACGTGGTCACCGACGCCGGTGCGCTGGCCGCGGGCGATGTCCTGGCCGGCACGGGCTGCTAG
- a CDS encoding tRNA (adenine-N1)-methyltransferase: MTRHAGHPDPLSVGDTVILMDRKGRRFMLELTAGEDYHFHRGIVHHDQLIGLPEGSTVASTMGAKLTAVRPTTTDWTLKAPRGAQVVYPKDQAMIVTLGDVVPGSTVVEAGAGSGALTCALLRAVGTGGQVLSFEIREDHAAVARKNVVRRMGEEPANWTLTVGDLADGLAGLTCDRLVLDMLDPWSHLESAAQAVNPGGLVIAYTPTITQVMRLREAMAADERFGLTSTSETLHRTWNVDGLSVRPDHRMVAHTAFITTARRMVPQG; encoded by the coding sequence ATGACCCGTCACGCCGGCCACCCCGATCCCCTCAGCGTCGGCGACACCGTGATCCTCATGGACCGCAAGGGCCGACGGTTCATGCTCGAGTTGACGGCTGGCGAGGACTACCACTTCCACCGCGGCATCGTCCACCACGACCAGCTGATCGGTCTGCCGGAGGGGTCGACCGTCGCCTCGACCATGGGAGCCAAGTTGACGGCGGTCCGTCCGACGACGACCGATTGGACGTTGAAGGCGCCCCGGGGCGCCCAGGTCGTCTACCCCAAGGACCAGGCCATGATCGTCACCCTGGGCGACGTCGTGCCCGGGAGCACCGTCGTAGAGGCCGGCGCCGGCTCGGGGGCGCTGACGTGTGCGCTGCTCCGGGCCGTCGGGACGGGAGGTCAGGTCCTGTCCTTCGAGATCCGCGAGGACCACGCCGCCGTCGCCCGCAAGAACGTGGTCCGCCGGATGGGGGAGGAGCCCGCCAACTGGACCCTCACGGTCGGCGATCTGGCGGACGGACTGGCCGGACTGACCTGTGACCGGCTGGTGCTGGACATGCTTGATCCGTGGTCCCACCTGGAGAGCGCCGCCCAGGCCGTCAACCCCGGCGGTCTGGTGATCGCCTACACCCCGACGATCACCCAGGTCATGCGGCTGCGCGAGGCGATGGCCGCGGACGAGCGGTTCGGCCTCACCTCCACCAGCGAGACCCTGCATCGCACCTGGAACGTCGACGGCCTCTCCGTCCGCCCCGACCACCGCATGGTGGCCCACACCGCCTTCATCACCACCGCCCGCCGGATGGTGCCGCAGGGATAG
- a CDS encoding DUF1802 family protein — translation MTSLRQPERSTDTPAIRRLALKEWSAAVHALLQGRQQILLRKGGIHEKAFETPDHDGGFLLFPTVAHAHAERTRAEHQDLIALGAADVTDDAVVIRAGVHLVGTVEVQDPTRLPDLEDLHIWTSESIQRDRVAFRPTKPLTVMVVQVTALPTPLTLPRRDSYGGCTSWLDLHTDADLPPLEPSQDLLDVLERVQTTLR, via the coding sequence GTGACATCTTTGAGGCAACCGGAACGGTCGACGGACACACCCGCCATCAGGCGTTTGGCCCTGAAGGAGTGGTCGGCCGCGGTGCACGCGCTGCTGCAGGGGCGCCAGCAGATCCTGCTCCGCAAGGGCGGCATCCACGAGAAGGCCTTCGAGACCCCTGACCACGACGGCGGGTTCCTGCTGTTCCCAACCGTGGCCCACGCCCATGCCGAGCGGACGAGAGCAGAGCACCAGGACCTGATCGCCCTCGGCGCCGCGGACGTCACCGACGACGCCGTGGTCATTCGCGCTGGCGTCCACCTGGTCGGCACGGTGGAGGTGCAGGATCCCACCCGGCTCCCGGACCTGGAGGACCTGCACATCTGGACCTCGGAGTCGATCCAGCGCGACCGCGTGGCGTTCCGACCGACGAAGCCGTTGACGGTGATGGTGGTGCAGGTGACCGCCCTGCCGACACCGCTCACGCTGCCGCGGCGGGACAGCTACGGGGGCTGCACCTCCTGGCTCGACCTCCACACCGACGCCGACCTCCCTCCACTAGAGCCGAGCCAGGATCTGCTGGATGTGCTCGAGCGCGTTCAGACAACGCTCAGATGA
- a CDS encoding M15 family metallopeptidase: protein MPPSNPSRDRPARPAIAVCSAVLAVLTVLGTAPVGTIDQVSVPTPVGDVDLDSATFAELFEEMRAPETAGEGVGAVAVAAAPPELPAGPAVAGAADEGVADGSDSAAEATTPTDEANPGGADPGSADPAAEDGAAAAPGLPEETPEPAAATVQPVQPRVVVRGVDPAMVGQIAQAEGVAAAASATVGAVTVEAPDGPREVTVAAVDPVAFRPLTPEITAAEAGVWDRIAAGDAAFTHDAGNRLAVPLGATVTAEDGEGAEADPLGTTAGTGTVSSSSVLTGAAIQSETAPVSDGLALRIGALASNGIPPVADALVSTQTGAALGVDGPADVYVALADGADSVAVEQELAALTGAAVEALEMPETQTNTFGAFLVGADARNFFEPFDYIDHGDGLITIDPDWVSRNIASTRMMPVLNGTVTCHRQMLIQMYGALSEVEAAGLSDLIDTSQYGGCWVARHIDFNPSKPISMHGWGLAVDLNVSTNGLGQPPTMDPRIVEIFDRWGFVWGGRWSRPDGMHFEIGAVVDVPVPDGFFAG, encoded by the coding sequence ATGCCACCTTCCAACCCTTCCCGAGACCGACCGGCGCGTCCTGCGATCGCCGTCTGCTCGGCTGTGCTCGCGGTGCTGACCGTGCTGGGTACGGCGCCGGTCGGGACCATCGATCAGGTCTCGGTCCCCACGCCCGTCGGCGATGTCGACCTGGACTCGGCCACCTTCGCCGAACTGTTCGAGGAGATGCGTGCGCCCGAGACGGCCGGTGAGGGCGTCGGGGCCGTGGCGGTGGCCGCTGCGCCGCCGGAGCTGCCCGCCGGGCCAGCCGTGGCGGGGGCCGCAGACGAGGGAGTGGCTGATGGCTCCGACTCGGCGGCGGAGGCGACGACGCCCACGGACGAGGCGAACCCCGGTGGCGCGGACCCTGGCAGCGCGGACCCGGCCGCCGAGGATGGTGCCGCAGCGGCGCCCGGCCTCCCGGAGGAGACACCCGAGCCGGCGGCCGCGACGGTCCAGCCGGTCCAGCCCCGAGTCGTGGTCCGCGGCGTGGACCCGGCGATGGTCGGACAGATCGCGCAGGCGGAGGGGGTGGCGGCTGCCGCCTCGGCAACGGTGGGGGCCGTGACCGTCGAGGCGCCCGACGGGCCCAGGGAGGTGACGGTCGCGGCGGTTGATCCGGTGGCCTTCCGGCCGCTGACGCCAGAGATCACGGCCGCCGAGGCCGGCGTGTGGGACCGGATCGCTGCCGGGGACGCGGCGTTCACGCACGATGCGGGCAACCGGCTGGCCGTGCCGCTGGGCGCCACGGTGACTGCCGAGGACGGCGAGGGTGCCGAGGCCGACCCCCTGGGTACGACGGCGGGGACCGGCACCGTCTCCTCCAGCAGCGTCCTGACCGGTGCCGCCATCCAGAGCGAGACGGCACCCGTGAGTGATGGACTGGCGCTGCGGATCGGGGCCCTGGCATCCAATGGGATCCCACCTGTGGCCGACGCGCTCGTGTCGACCCAGACCGGCGCGGCGCTCGGTGTGGACGGGCCGGCCGACGTGTACGTGGCGTTGGCCGACGGCGCGGACTCCGTCGCCGTCGAGCAGGAGTTGGCGGCGCTGACCGGGGCTGCCGTCGAAGCGCTCGAGATGCCCGAGACCCAGACCAACACCTTCGGCGCGTTCCTGGTCGGGGCGGACGCACGCAACTTCTTCGAGCCGTTCGACTACATCGACCACGGTGACGGCCTGATCACCATCGACCCCGACTGGGTCAGCCGGAACATCGCGTCAACCCGGATGATGCCGGTGCTGAACGGGACGGTGACGTGTCACCGGCAGATGCTCATCCAGATGTATGGGGCGCTGTCGGAGGTCGAGGCGGCGGGGCTGAGCGATCTGATCGACACCTCGCAGTACGGCGGGTGCTGGGTGGCTCGGCACATCGACTTCAACCCGAGCAAGCCGATCTCGATGCACGGCTGGGGCCTCGCCGTGGACCTCAACGTCTCGACCAACGGGCTGGGGCAGCCGCCGACGATGGACCCGCGGATCGTGGAGATCTTCGACCGGTGGGGCTTCGTCTGGGGCGGCCGCTGGTCCCGCCCCGACGGCATGCACTTCGAGATCGGGGCCGTCGTGGACGTCCCCGTGCCGGACGGCTTCTTCGCCGGGTAG
- a CDS encoding class I SAM-dependent methyltransferase gives MDNEAIASMWSRGDYGIVGDWFGEASRSCLTGMELTGRKVLDIACGTGAVAIEAAGRGAEVTALDITPRMLEEASQRARLAGVEIRFAEGSFTDLAAYRDFDVATSAFGVMFAEDQAAMAGEVMRTLRPGGRAVIASWHPEGLLGFPFPGIEGLLPPMGEGPDRGRWATTSGLASILAELQERDPQMDVRLHGVEIRTVDMPFPSVDDAVSQMRALSCGWMMLFEALAGHGTEEAGQQALIEHVDRFPTPAAHGVDLSASYGLAHLSRT, from the coding sequence GTGGACAACGAAGCGATCGCGTCGATGTGGAGTCGTGGCGACTACGGGATCGTCGGGGACTGGTTTGGTGAGGCATCGCGGTCCTGTCTCACCGGAATGGAGCTCACCGGTCGCAAGGTCCTGGACATCGCGTGTGGGACGGGAGCCGTAGCTATCGAGGCCGCAGGGCGAGGCGCGGAGGTGACGGCCCTCGACATCACGCCGCGCATGCTGGAGGAGGCGAGCCAGCGGGCACGGCTTGCTGGTGTGGAGATCCGGTTCGCCGAGGGCTCGTTCACCGACCTCGCCGCCTACCGTGACTTCGATGTGGCGACGTCCGCATTCGGGGTGATGTTCGCGGAGGATCAGGCGGCCATGGCCGGAGAGGTAATGCGAACGCTCCGTCCCGGCGGCAGGGCCGTGATCGCATCCTGGCACCCCGAGGGCCTCCTGGGGTTTCCCTTCCCGGGCATCGAAGGGCTGCTGCCACCGATGGGCGAGGGGCCGGATCGGGGCCGGTGGGCCACGACGTCGGGGCTGGCGTCCATCCTCGCGGAACTGCAGGAGCGGGACCCGCAGATGGACGTGCGCCTCCATGGGGTGGAGATTCGCACCGTCGACATGCCGTTCCCCTCCGTGGATGACGCGGTCTCGCAGATGCGCGCGCTGTCATGCGGCTGGATGATGCTGTTCGAGGCGCTTGCCGGACACGGGACAGAGGAAGCTGGGCAGCAGGCACTCATCGAGCACGTCGATCGGTTCCCCACGCCTGCGGCACATGGCGTGGACCTGTCGGCCTCCTACGGCCTCGCACACTTGAGCCGCACTTGA
- the aztB gene encoding zinc ABC transporter permease AztB, whose protein sequence is MDVISNWVQVALEPLSFSFLRRALVGGVLAGLVCGIVGTWVVLRRIAFLGDALGHGIVPGVAVAVLLGVSPTLGAAVAAALMVVGISVLARDERVGEDTGIGLWFVGLLALGVIIISRSGTFAVDVTALLFGAVLGVEDADLVLAAVAAVVVVMISVVAYRPLLAMAMDPRQAELLGLRPGVTATVLLALVALAVVSSFQTVGALLVFALLIAPAATAALITGSVVRMMTAAVLLAWTSVVAGLFLSYHADLAAGGAIALWAVGQFMMTKVALNLRARRGRDHRPMMQT, encoded by the coding sequence ATGGATGTCATCAGCAACTGGGTGCAGGTTGCCCTCGAGCCGCTGAGCTTCTCGTTCCTGCGCCGGGCGCTGGTGGGGGGAGTGCTGGCGGGTCTGGTGTGCGGAATCGTGGGCACCTGGGTCGTCCTACGACGCATCGCGTTCCTGGGTGACGCCCTGGGTCACGGCATCGTGCCGGGTGTGGCGGTTGCCGTCCTGCTCGGTGTGTCACCGACCCTCGGTGCCGCCGTCGCTGCTGCGCTCATGGTCGTCGGGATAAGCGTGTTGGCGCGGGACGAACGAGTGGGCGAGGACACCGGGATCGGGCTGTGGTTCGTCGGCTTGCTGGCCCTCGGCGTGATCATCATCTCCCGATCCGGCACCTTCGCCGTCGATGTGACGGCGCTGCTGTTCGGGGCGGTTCTCGGCGTGGAGGATGCCGACCTGGTCCTTGCGGCAGTCGCTGCCGTCGTCGTGGTCATGATCTCCGTCGTGGCCTACCGGCCGCTCCTCGCCATGGCCATGGATCCCCGCCAGGCTGAACTCCTCGGTCTGCGGCCCGGGGTGACAGCAACGGTTCTGCTGGCCCTGGTTGCCCTGGCGGTGGTGTCGTCGTTCCAGACCGTTGGGGCGCTGTTGGTCTTCGCGCTCCTGATCGCGCCGGCCGCCACTGCCGCGCTCATCACCGGGAGTGTGGTGCGGATGATGACAGCGGCGGTGCTGTTGGCGTGGACGTCGGTGGTGGCGGGGTTGTTCTTGAGCTATCACGCCGACCTGGCCGCCGGTGGCGCGATCGCGCTCTGGGCGGTCGGCCAGTTCATGATGACCAAGGTGGCGCTGAACCTGCGGGCACGCCGCGGACGGGATCACCGACCGATGATGCAGACGTGA
- a CDS encoding metal ABC transporter substrate-binding protein, whose product MAGAIRSARLLVAVGLAALILLGCSGQTGTAVGPEPTGGRPPATENAAERPTVVATTNVIGSVLREGLGAHVDVIDVMPRVSDPHSFEVSAATTVEMAQADLVVANGLGLEAGLSPVLESIADEVNVIEIAPQLDPQTYGEVSTEAETGTADPHVWTDPSRMADVPALVVEALSADTTLDLDLDTLRGAADDAREALEALDSEVAGQLGELPPDRRQLVTSHHGLAYYADRYDLTVLGVVLPSGAALAAPSAADLADLTTALETADVDAIFADPTHPAPLAEALARERGGQVQIVDLPVESLGEDGSSADSYPDMIRTITERIVDALSA is encoded by the coding sequence TTGGCAGGTGCAATCCGGTCGGCCCGGCTGCTCGTCGCAGTCGGGCTGGCCGCCCTCATCCTCCTCGGGTGTTCCGGTCAGACCGGCACTGCAGTTGGCCCCGAGCCGACAGGAGGACGACCGCCCGCAACGGAGAACGCCGCTGAACGGCCGACCGTGGTGGCCACCACCAACGTGATCGGCTCGGTGCTGCGTGAGGGCCTCGGCGCACACGTCGACGTCATCGACGTCATGCCGCGTGTGTCCGACCCGCACAGTTTCGAGGTCTCCGCCGCCACGACGGTGGAGATGGCCCAGGCCGACCTGGTCGTCGCCAACGGCCTGGGCCTGGAGGCTGGTCTCTCCCCGGTCCTCGAATCCATCGCTGATGAGGTGAACGTGATCGAGATCGCCCCGCAACTCGACCCGCAGACATACGGCGAGGTCAGCACCGAGGCGGAGACGGGCACGGCGGATCCTCATGTCTGGACCGACCCGTCTCGGATGGCCGACGTGCCTGCGCTGGTCGTGGAGGCGCTTTCAGCTGACACCACACTCGACCTGGACCTCGACACGCTTCGCGGCGCCGCCGACGATGCACGCGAGGCGTTGGAGGCCCTGGACAGCGAGGTGGCCGGACAGCTGGGGGAGCTACCCCCCGACCGTCGACAGCTGGTGACCAGCCACCACGGGCTGGCCTACTACGCCGACCGGTACGACCTGACCGTTCTGGGCGTCGTGTTGCCGTCTGGCGCCGCCCTTGCCGCCCCGAGTGCTGCCGACCTGGCTGACCTCACCACGGCCCTAGAGACCGCTGACGTGGACGCGATCTTCGCCGACCCGACCCATCCGGCCCCGCTGGCGGAGGCGCTGGCCAGGGAGCGTGGCGGGCAGGTCCAGATCGTCGACCTGCCAGTCGAGTCTCTCGGCGAGGATGGCAGTTCCGCCGACTCCTATCCCGACATGATCCGAACCATCACCGAGAGGATCGTCGATGCACTATCCGCGTGA
- a CDS encoding metal ABC transporter ATP-binding protein: MHYPRDAARHAAAAVVLKDVELGYASHPPVLTIPSLELPGHGLVALVGPNGGGKSTLLAAIAGLHPPRRGTITRSAAVACAFQQQPAQDALPLTVAGLVGMGRWGRIGLVHRPGQADRRAVETAMEQLGILDLRRSQLRELSVGQRRRAHIAMALAQDTPILLLDEPTAGLDADSRERVAVVLVEEARHRLVVVATHDQAEGDLADMVVTVADSTCTLHTTPVLPTGDLTAS, translated from the coding sequence ATGCACTATCCGCGTGACGCAGCCAGGCATGCGGCGGCCGCCGTTGTCCTCAAGGACGTCGAACTCGGATACGCCAGCCACCCGCCGGTCCTGACCATCCCATCACTCGAGCTGCCCGGCCATGGCCTGGTGGCGCTGGTCGGGCCGAATGGCGGCGGCAAGTCAACGCTCCTCGCGGCGATCGCGGGGCTTCACCCCCCACGTCGCGGCACGATCACCCGGAGCGCAGCGGTCGCCTGTGCGTTCCAGCAGCAGCCCGCCCAGGATGCCCTGCCCCTGACCGTCGCGGGCCTGGTCGGCATGGGACGTTGGGGCCGAATCGGCTTGGTGCACCGCCCTGGCCAGGCTGACCGACGGGCCGTCGAGACGGCGATGGAGCAACTCGGCATCCTCGACCTTCGTCGGTCCCAACTCCGGGAGTTGTCGGTCGGCCAACGCCGTCGCGCCCACATCGCGATGGCACTGGCGCAGGACACGCCGATCCTCCTCCTCGATGAACCGACCGCCGGGCTTGATGCTGACTCCAGAGAGCGAGTTGCCGTTGTCCTAGTCGAGGAAGCTCGCCACCGACTCGTCGTGGTGGCGACTCACGACCAGGCCGAGGGGGACCTCGCCGACATGGTCGTGACCGTCGCCGACAGCACCTGCACCCTCCACACGACGCCGGTTCTGCCGACGGGCGATCTCACTGCGTCCTGA